One genomic region from Cardinium endosymbiont of Dermatophagoides farinae encodes:
- a CDS encoding toprim domain-containing protein: MSYKQIHKPSEGTMYVSTCGSLSEGVKKELENVLSNARENGQSVMLAFDSDKAGRQMYREVRELAGTCRVNCRSSMPSQFKDWNEELVSGLGRQEMLRKLQKELVISGQEHGLRKQRERGPTVMGMEISFD; the protein is encoded by the coding sequence TTGAGCTATAAGCAGATCCATAAGCCTTCGGAAGGTACTATGTATGTTTCTACTTGTGGTAGTTTATCTGAAGGGGTTAAAAAGGAACTAGAGAATGTGTTGTCTAATGCTAGGGAGAATGGACAGTCAGTAATGCTGGCTTTTGATAGTGATAAAGCGGGGAGGCAGATGTATAGGGAAGTTCGTGAATTAGCTGGTACGTGTCGGGTAAACTGTAGATCGTCCATGCCCTCTCAGTTTAAAGACTGGAATGAAGAATTGGTATCTGGTTTAGGAAGGCAAGAAATGCTTAGAAAACTTCAAAAGGAGTTAGTGATTAGTGGGCAGGAACACGGGTTGCGTAAGCAACGCGAAAGGGGGCCGACTGTGATGGGTATGGAGATTTCTTTCGATTAA
- the mobV gene encoding MobV family relaxase produces MAFATFNIKGYQKGLIGIGKHIDRSCKEAKKTGVFEDEEDKNLTSELGLHIDPSRTYLNEEWVDTGGKSLSELVEQRISEGYKLSKSIRLDAIKALGLVMTGSRDRMKEIESNEKLFENWKQANWDFACREFGGEKNIVRFSIHRDERTPHIHCVVVPITPDGRLNAKHYRHGTIKLQGYQNRYAEAMAPFGLERGIEVSLTGRKHTTSKEYYKSINKIERELVAETKYINTLNPFHREQAKEALENVQDKLRSLEEENRGLKQEVIYSRNTHKTLIEHRINNDLERVKHEVNLIQHAASMGYVLDKEKSSKAWAVMEKEGDKILIKNGPNQNGHWMYKSLVDEQEKGTIVDFMQKRGFSYQSICGLSSRHLDDRIVKDQKSFSVEIGDVLSQRYIAQEAFDRVVEHQKGNYLSCRGIDEVTYGCYAGVKVGNQAVFALYRDIDSSGKGTICSTISYQFDVKGTISDDGFFNSTKYFQKGLPRGLSVLVESCGLPVKHIVVSESL; encoded by the coding sequence ATGGCGTTCGCAACATTTAATATTAAGGGATATCAGAAAGGTTTAATAGGAATCGGTAAACATATAGATAGGTCTTGTAAGGAAGCTAAAAAAACAGGTGTATTTGAAGATGAAGAAGATAAGAATCTAACTTCAGAACTAGGCTTACATATAGATCCCTCTAGAACATACTTAAACGAAGAATGGGTAGATACAGGAGGTAAATCGTTATCTGAACTTGTTGAGCAAAGGATATCAGAAGGTTATAAGCTATCTAAATCTATTCGTTTGGATGCTATTAAGGCTTTAGGTTTGGTTATGACTGGCAGTCGTGATCGCATGAAAGAAATAGAATCTAATGAAAAGTTATTTGAAAATTGGAAACAAGCTAATTGGGATTTTGCTTGTAGAGAATTTGGTGGAGAAAAAAATATTGTTCGATTTTCTATACATAGAGATGAAAGAACACCACATATTCATTGTGTAGTAGTTCCAATTACTCCAGATGGAAGGTTAAACGCTAAACATTATCGACACGGCACTATTAAATTACAAGGATATCAAAATAGGTATGCGGAAGCTATGGCTCCGTTTGGCTTAGAACGTGGCATAGAAGTTTCATTAACTGGTAGAAAACACACTACCTCAAAAGAATACTACAAAAGCATCAATAAAATTGAAAGAGAGTTGGTAGCAGAAACTAAGTATATAAACACCTTAAATCCATTTCATCGTGAACAAGCCAAAGAGGCGTTAGAAAACGTACAGGATAAGCTTCGTTCCTTAGAAGAAGAAAATAGAGGTCTTAAACAGGAAGTTATCTATTCTAGAAATACTCATAAAACGCTTATAGAGCATCGCATTAATAATGATTTAGAAAGAGTCAAGCATGAAGTTAACCTGATTCAACATGCTGCTTCTATGGGTTATGTTTTAGACAAAGAAAAAAGCTCTAAAGCCTGGGCCGTTATGGAAAAAGAAGGTGATAAAATTTTGATTAAAAATGGACCTAATCAGAATGGTCATTGGATGTATAAATCTTTAGTAGATGAACAAGAAAAAGGAACCATTGTGGATTTTATGCAAAAACGTGGATTTAGTTATCAGAGTATTTGTGGGCTGTCTAGCAGACATTTAGACGATCGTATCGTTAAGGATCAAAAATCATTTTCTGTAGAAATAGGAGATGTTTTATCTCAACGATATATCGCTCAAGAGGCGTTTGATAGGGTTGTTGAGCATCAAAAAGGAAATTATCTGTCTTGTAGAGGTATTGATGAGGTTACTTATGGGTGTTATGCAGGTGTTAAGGTAGGTAACCAAGCTGTATTTGCCTTATACCGGGACATAGATAGTAGCGGAAAAGGTACTATATGCAGCACCATTAGTTATCAATTTGATGTTAAAGGTACCATATCAGATGACGGATTTTTTAATAGCACCAAATACTTCCAAAAAGGGCTTCCTCGTGGGTTGTCTGTCTTGGTTGAGTCTTGTGGTCTACCCGTAAAGCATATTGTGGTCTCAGAAAGCCTATAG
- a CDS encoding ankyrin repeat domain-containing protein, translating into MKISRICMNDRYLKWAVDLIFYSGFGCYTRLVLIGSICFLAWNRLKLFLLKSFGKKNGFTSTVLLFLWLIFTCCFISFERICIYLSRYDFIKSREWLTPYLFILFFSAFALPFLFNRGIKPSIKKDKSSIISPKFYDKKSPFSIALPTKNGLLPINNPQRGIYILGGPGSGKTRYVLEPILYEMIQKGYCGLVYDYDFEGTPIDPKRSYCLSKFVYNCYLKLPGKNRENITFKTINFTDLNKSSRINPIDPIYISDRAYLEEYVTVLLKNLNPGGKDDFWYLSTKSLLKGIIAYLSNQAKSCCTLPHVLTLSTKPFGKILSLIEQDPEAYSYASSIFDAYKGGDKSSGQLVGIIASFKTSLQPLIDKNLFWVLSKNEIDLTINDNINPTILCIGNFPPAKSAFSPVISLLITICFKSMYGHNRTKSFVAIDELPTLYIPGLSEVPATARKYGISTISCIQSNAQLEDTYGNIGAKKIQGTLSNQFMGNCGVESSRYASSIFGKEEHTIKSTSSSETCHSNTQGHHTTHGENITIHEQELIKPNEFSSFGVGFFAGKVVESDNVFFQEQFKEVSSYDKNFKNELLEDLPDVTKVSNEDNAIYKDNCPLYSAVCNENEDTVALLLSHGAKVIFQGDGKSNILDAVRYKKNDASKRIYNLLVSKLSPEEVARLNVQEKKEQDINEVKNESTPLLWAVIDNDLPKVKELLSLGANPNIANVHSNPLEVAVRNKNKEMVSVLLSYGAEVRFDKDGDSSVFNSLEVNNNQEILDVVLCHFADIGKKDSVGLTPIHWACRDGHLNVVKHILDKSPFLVHNTDNPYKFTPLHWAARRGFKEIVELLIARGVSKTAKSKSGFTSLMLAIANKHEALKCILSPDGFSRHSKLVDKDWQCSICIEGVQDSRDKIFPVIPLDCGHKFHFRCITMHVLNQHDNDQTINCPNCRGNLSADMIQKIVSSATNPTMSAFSTLNAVRQKDMKKLKFLLAKGGNPNESTVTNSALEEAVRQSNYEMVSLLLDYGADPTYQDPRTNNTPLHYAADNMFFERTSQDVSNKIFIALIKHGAIVNMQRLGSENRETPRDCVCTYDDPLFVLTEAGGIRSGWFTDIQPAFGLSGDKTIYKILFGRDPKQDTYHAKL; encoded by the coding sequence ATGAAAATCAGTAGAATTTGTATGAATGACCGATACTTGAAATGGGCAGTTGATTTAATATTCTATTCAGGGTTTGGGTGCTATACCCGCCTGGTTTTAATAGGGTCTATTTGTTTTCTAGCATGGAATAGATTAAAGCTATTTTTATTAAAATCTTTCGGTAAAAAAAATGGGTTTACGTCTACAGTATTACTCTTTTTATGGTTAATATTTACCTGTTGTTTTATATCCTTTGAAAGGATATGTATTTATTTATCCAGGTATGATTTTATAAAATCACGTGAATGGTTAACACCTTATCTATTTATACTGTTTTTTAGTGCTTTTGCACTTCCATTTTTGTTTAATAGAGGTATAAAACCTTCCATAAAAAAAGATAAAAGTTCAATTATTAGTCCTAAATTTTACGATAAAAAGTCACCTTTTAGCATTGCTTTACCTACTAAAAACGGTCTATTACCCATCAATAATCCTCAGAGAGGAATTTATATACTAGGCGGTCCTGGAAGTGGTAAAACTAGATATGTTTTAGAACCCATATTATATGAAATGATCCAAAAAGGTTATTGTGGACTTGTATATGATTATGATTTCGAAGGTACTCCAATAGATCCAAAAAGAAGCTATTGCTTATCTAAATTTGTATATAATTGCTATTTAAAATTACCAGGAAAAAATAGGGAAAATATTACTTTTAAGACGATTAATTTTACGGATCTGAATAAAAGTAGTCGAATCAATCCTATTGATCCTATATACATATCGGATAGAGCCTATTTAGAAGAATATGTAACCGTATTATTAAAAAATCTTAATCCTGGCGGGAAAGATGATTTTTGGTATTTAAGTACTAAATCCCTTCTAAAAGGCATTATCGCTTACTTATCCAACCAGGCAAAAAGTTGTTGTACGCTACCACATGTGTTAACATTATCTACTAAGCCTTTTGGTAAAATATTAAGTTTAATAGAACAAGACCCAGAAGCCTATTCCTATGCAAGTTCCATATTTGATGCTTATAAAGGCGGTGATAAATCATCAGGTCAGTTAGTAGGTATCATAGCAAGCTTTAAAACAAGCTTACAACCTTTAATTGATAAGAACTTATTTTGGGTATTGAGTAAAAATGAAATAGATTTAACTATCAACGATAATATTAATCCAACCATACTCTGTATAGGCAATTTTCCACCTGCCAAATCAGCTTTCAGTCCAGTTATATCCCTACTGATTACCATATGTTTTAAATCTATGTATGGGCACAATAGAACGAAGAGTTTTGTGGCCATAGATGAACTACCTACCTTATACATCCCAGGTCTTTCAGAAGTCCCAGCTACGGCAAGAAAGTACGGTATTAGTACCATTTCTTGCATACAATCGAATGCCCAACTAGAAGATACCTATGGAAATATAGGTGCTAAAAAGATACAAGGTACCCTAAGCAATCAATTTATGGGCAACTGTGGTGTGGAGTCTTCTAGATATGCCAGTTCCATATTTGGAAAGGAAGAACATACGATCAAGTCTACAAGTTCCTCAGAAACCTGTCACAGTAATACTCAAGGTCATCACACTACGCATGGTGAAAATATCACTATACATGAACAAGAGTTGATCAAACCTAATGAGTTTTCAAGTTTTGGTGTGGGATTTTTTGCGGGGAAAGTAGTAGAAAGTGATAATGTATTTTTTCAGGAACAGTTCAAAGAAGTATCGTCCTATGACAAAAACTTTAAAAATGAGTTATTAGAAGATTTACCAGATGTTACAAAGGTCAGTAATGAAGATAATGCTATCTATAAAGACAACTGTCCTCTTTATAGTGCTGTATGTAATGAAAACGAAGATACGGTTGCCTTATTACTCTCTCATGGTGCTAAAGTTATCTTTCAAGGAGATGGCAAATCAAATATTTTAGACGCTGTACGATATAAAAAAAATGATGCATCTAAAAGGATATATAATCTTTTGGTCTCTAAACTTTCTCCTGAGGAAGTTGCTAGACTGAATGTTCAAGAAAAAAAAGAACAAGATATAAATGAGGTTAAGAATGAAAGTACGCCTCTATTATGGGCTGTTATAGATAATGATTTACCTAAGGTGAAAGAACTTCTAAGCTTAGGCGCTAATCCAAATATAGCTAACGTGCATAGTAACCCTCTTGAGGTGGCTGTACGTAATAAGAATAAAGAAATGGTTTCTGTATTACTCTCTTATGGAGCGGAGGTAAGATTTGATAAAGATGGTGATTCAAGTGTTTTTAATTCTTTAGAGGTCAATAACAATCAAGAAATCCTTGATGTAGTTCTTTGTCATTTTGCTGATATCGGTAAGAAAGATTCAGTGGGTTTAACTCCTATTCATTGGGCTTGTAGGGATGGACACCTAAATGTAGTAAAACATATTTTAGATAAATCACCTTTTCTGGTTCACAATACAGATAATCCTTACAAATTCACGCCACTTCATTGGGCTGCCAGAAGAGGGTTTAAAGAAATCGTTGAACTGCTTATTGCTAGAGGTGTCAGTAAAACTGCTAAAAGCAAGAGTGGCTTTACATCTTTGATGTTGGCTATAGCTAATAAGCATGAAGCGTTGAAATGTATCCTTTCTCCAGATGGTTTTTCAAGACATTCAAAATTGGTAGACAAAGATTGGCAGTGTAGTATTTGTATAGAAGGCGTACAAGATTCTAGGGATAAAATATTTCCTGTTATCCCGTTGGATTGTGGTCATAAGTTCCACTTCAGGTGTATTACTATGCATGTGTTGAACCAGCATGACAATGATCAAACCATTAACTGTCCTAATTGCCGTGGTAATCTATCAGCAGATATGATTCAAAAAATAGTTTCTAGTGCTACTAACCCAACCATGAGTGCATTTAGTACGTTAAATGCAGTTAGACAAAAAGATATGAAAAAGTTGAAGTTTTTATTGGCAAAAGGTGGCAATCCAAATGAGTCAACCGTTACTAATTCGGCTTTAGAAGAAGCAGTTCGTCAGTCTAATTATGAGATGGTCTCTTTGTTATTGGACTATGGTGCTGATCCTACATACCAAGACCCTAGGACAAATAATACGCCTTTGCATTATGCAGCAGATAATATGTTTTTTGAAAGAACTAGTCAGGATGTATCTAACAAGATATTCATAGCCCTTATCAAACATGGTGCTATAGTAAATATGCAACGATTAGGATCAGAAAACCGTGAAACACCTAGAGATTGTGTGTGTACGTATGATGATCCTCTATTTGTTTTAACAGAAGCTGGCGGAATTCGTTCAGGTTGGTTTACTGATATTCAACCTGCCTTTGGCTTGTCAGGTGATAAAACTATATACAAAATTTTGTTTGGACGAGATCCAAAACAGGACACCTATCATGCAAAACTATAA
- a CDS encoding IS481 family transposase: MMNLHQKIIKPKLGLLELAKTLGNISSACKNMGYSRDSYYRFKSLYETVGQEALYEISRKKPILANRVDPNIEKAVVDMAIDYPAYGQLRVSNELKQQGILVSPGGVRSIWLRNDLNNIKKRFKALEAKMAQDGFVLTDSQLAALEKRRNEQEACGEIDTEHPGYLGCQDTYYVGNFKGIGKVYTQVFIDSYSRVANAKLYTDKTALTAADMLNDRVLPWYQEQSVPILRILTDRGTEYKGKIEHHAFELFLSIEGIEHTVTKAYSPQTNGFCERFNKTMKQEFFDTAMRKKIYTNLDDLQEDLDRWLHYYNHERPHSGKYCYGKTPIQTWEDSKKLVFEKIIKSPILKKCLTN; this comes from the coding sequence ATTATGAACTTACATCAAAAAATCATTAAACCGAAATTAGGCTTATTAGAACTAGCTAAAACGTTAGGTAACATATCCTCTGCGTGTAAAAATATGGGTTATAGCCGAGATAGCTATTACCGATTTAAATCCTTGTATGAGACAGTTGGTCAAGAAGCATTGTATGAAATAAGCCGTAAGAAACCTATTCTAGCTAATAGAGTAGACCCTAATATAGAAAAAGCAGTAGTAGATATGGCCATAGACTATCCGGCTTATGGTCAACTTAGGGTATCTAACGAATTAAAGCAACAAGGTATACTTGTCTCTCCTGGTGGCGTAAGATCTATCTGGTTACGTAATGACTTGAACAACATAAAGAAACGGTTTAAAGCTTTGGAAGCTAAGATGGCGCAAGATGGTTTTGTTTTAACTGACTCTCAGCTAGCAGCATTAGAAAAACGTAGAAACGAACAAGAGGCATGTGGAGAAATAGATACCGAACATCCTGGTTACTTAGGCTGTCAAGACACCTATTATGTGGGTAACTTTAAAGGTATAGGTAAAGTTTATACGCAAGTCTTTATAGATAGCTATTCTAGAGTAGCTAATGCAAAACTCTATACTGATAAGACAGCTCTAACAGCAGCTGATATGTTAAATGATAGAGTATTACCTTGGTATCAAGAGCAAAGCGTACCAATCTTGCGCATTCTAACAGATCGTGGTACTGAGTATAAAGGTAAAATAGAACATCATGCTTTTGAGTTATTTTTAAGCATTGAAGGCATAGAACATACTGTCACTAAAGCTTATTCACCACAAACCAATGGATTTTGTGAACGTTTTAATAAAACAATGAAGCAGGAATTTTTTGATACAGCAATGCGTAAAAAAATCTATACTAATCTAGATGATTTGCAAGAGGATTTAGATAGATGGTTGCATTACTATAATCATGAGCGACCCCATTCTGGAAAGTATTGTTACGGTAAAACACCTATACAAACTTGGGAAGACAGTAAAAAATTAGTCTTTGAAAAAATAATCAAATCGCCTATATTGAAGAAATGTCTGACAAACTAG